In Festucalex cinctus isolate MCC-2025b chromosome 1, RoL_Fcin_1.0, whole genome shotgun sequence, the sequence ATGTGCTCATTGTACAATGGGTTATTAGTTGAGAGTCTCCTTTAATCAATAACTACCATGTCTACCTCTAAATGCCATAAGAATGAAAAAGTTGcccattttcaagaaaaagttgCAGTCTTCAAAGGTGTACGTAGTTAGTGATAAAAAGTCATAATCTTGTGATAATAAAGTGGGGTAAAGCTCTATCCAAACTCTGTGCACTAACCCTGTCTTCCTTTCGCCTCCCCAGGTGTCACCTCCTCAGGACCCCCGTCCCAGCCTCATCTTCTTCCGCGGTGCCCCCCCACTCCAGCACCCGCTCACCACATAGCGGCCACAGCGCCATGGTAACTCTCAGCAAGGCTTACTCCGCCATGAGCAGCAGCCACTTGGACTCTCCCAGCATGCGGCTGCCTCAGCGCTACAAGACGTTCGCGTCCAAGGCTCAGTACCAGATGGTGCTGGCCACGCTGCGCAAGCTGCAGGAGAGCGGCTTCTACTGGGGCGCCATCACGGGCAAGAACGCCAACAGCCTGCTGGGCGCCGAGAAGGCCGGCACCTTCCTGGTGCGCGACAGCTCCGACAACCGCCACCTGTTCACCCTCAGCGTCAAAACAACGGCGGGCACCAAGAACCTGCGGGTGCAGTGCGACGCCGCCTCCTTCTACCTGCAGACCGACCCCAAGAACATCCACGCCGTGCCCCACTTCGACTGCATCCTCAAGCTGGTGCACTACTACATGCCCCAGAGTCGAGGGAACGGACGCGGCGTGGACTACATCCACTCGGGCGGCGAGAAGGTGCCGCTGGAGTTGGTCAAACCGCTGGCGTGTTGCCCGTCCACCTTGCAGCACCTGTGCAGGAAGACGGTTAACGGACATTTGGACATTTCCTCCACGAGGGACCAGCTCCCGCATCCTCTGAGGCAGTACATGCAGGATTACGACTCTCCCATTTAGAAGCGCATTCCAAATGTGAGGGGAGCCAGAAAGGGGAGGGAGGACCGCCAGCCAGGAGTGAAGTTCCCGGCCAAGATGACGCACACTTTCCCTCCCCTCATGATGTTGCTAACAATGTGCTGTGAGGCCTCAG encodes:
- the LOC144003762 gene encoding suppressor of cytokine signaling 3-like, with product MVTLSKAYSAMSSSHLDSPSMRLPQRYKTFASKAQYQMVLATLRKLQESGFYWGAITGKNANSLLGAEKAGTFLVRDSSDNRHLFTLSVKTTAGTKNLRVQCDAASFYLQTDPKNIHAVPHFDCILKLVHYYMPQSRGNGRGVDYIHSGGEKVPLELVKPLACCPSTLQHLCRKTVNGHLDISSTRDQLPHPLRQYMQDYDSPI